The Chryseolinea soli nucleotide sequence ATTTTCGGCTTTCAACTTTTCCAGCATGAACGGAATGTCCGTGGGATCGTTTTGCAAATCGCCGTCCATGGTCACAATGTAGTCGCCGGTCGCCGTAGCGATCCCGGATGCCATGGCAGCGGTTTGGCCATAATTGTTGTTCAGGATGACGAGCTTTACACGATGGTCGGCGTGCTGTTTCACTTCGGCCACGGTGCGGTCCGTCGAACCGTCGTCGACCAGGATGATCTCATATTTGTAATGGGTGAGGGCACTGTTGATCGCTTTCAGCAGGGGCTGAATGTTCTCCTCCTCATTGTACAATGTGACTACTACCGATAATTCCATAATCCATGCAAAGGAACTTGATCCCGCCCGTTTTTCAATTAATTCAACGTTACTTTAAATTGAATAAATTCATACTACCATAACCAAATTATAAGGGATTGGTTTTAGTTTTCGGCATGCAAATTGTTCCAAAGCGACCGCTTATTTTCCTCCTGCTGCTCGGCGCATTTCTCTATTTCGCCAACCTGGGCGGCCCTTCCATCTACATTCTCGATGAAGCCAAAAATGCCGGCTGTGCCCGCGAGATGATGGACCGGGGCGACCTCATCGTGCCCACCTTCAACGGTGAACTCCGTACCGACAAGCCACCGCTTCACTATTACTTCATGATGACGTCCTACAACATTTTCGGGGTGTCGGCCTGGGGTGCGCGGTTCTTCTCGGCGATTGCCGGGTTGTTGCTTATCCTGCTGATCTATGTCCAGGTGACCCGCATCGTGAACGAACGCGTGGCGTTTTTTTCGGCACTGGTCATGCTCAGTTCCATCCAACTGACCATTCAATTTCACCTGGCGGTGCCGGACCCCTATCTCATTCTTTGCATCGCCTGGTGCCTGCTTTCTTTCTTCCGGGGCTTTCACGGTCAACCCGGACAACTGTGGTGGATGTATGTGGCGGGCGCCCTTGGCTTTCTCACGAAGGGACCCATTGCCATCGTTATGACCGGAGTTATTGTTGTTGTCTACCTCCTCGTCACCAGGCAATTCACGTTTGCCTCGATAAAACGTTTGAAGCTGTTGCCCGGCGCGTTGCTATTTTGTGCCCTAGCCTTACCGTGGTATGTAGCCGTGGGCAATGCAACACACGGCGAATGGCTGCGTGGTTTTTTTATCGGCCACAACCTGGAGCGATATACCTCCACGATGGAAGGCCACGGCGCCTTTCCGCTGGCGCCCTTTGTGATCCTGTTGGCGGCGGTGTTGCCGTTCTCGGTATTTATTGTGCAGGCCGTGAAGCTGGCCTGGCGTGAGCGAACGGAGAAACCTTTTCTGCTGTTTTGCCTCGTGGTGACACTGGCCTTTGGCGTTTTCTTTTCCTTCTCCCGAACCGTTCTCCCCAGTTACCCCGCGCCGGCCATTCCTTTCCTCGCGATTGTTTTGGGATATTTTTTATACACACTGACCCAGTCGCATCCTTTCTCGAAAACCGGGTTGATCGCAAGTCTATCCGTCCACCTGCTCATCGCCGTGGCGCTCCTGATCGGTGGCATTATTGCACTTCGACAAGAAAAAGAATTGCAAGACTTGCTCCCGGTGGTGTGGATATTTTTACCCTTGCCTGTAGGCGCCCTTTTCGGGTGGTATTTCTATCAACAGGGCAAGATCGGGTCGCTCATCTATAGCTGGTCGGCGGGTTGGATGCTGGTGGTGGTGCTGTTCTTTTATGTGGCCTACCCGGCCATCGACAACAAGAACCCCGTGTCGCGCTCCATGCCTGAATTGGTAGGCACCTACACTGACCGCCAGGTCGTTTCCTTTCATTTATTCAACCCGGCATACGCTTTTAATTTGAAAAAGACCCTCGACATTTATCACACACCCGCAGCACTGGACTCGCTGGCCAAAAGCCCCAACAAGGTCGTGGTCATCACCCGGGCACAGTATTTGGAGGAGTTGCCGAAGGACATTCCTTTAAAAATTATTTACCGCAGTAAAGACCTATTTGAGAGCAGTGAGACCGTATTGATGGTCAACTAAGGCATCCCCGTTTGCTTGTCGCTGGAAAAAGGTATAACTTAATCACTCCTAAGCCTGCTATATTTCCCCAAGGAGGAATGTATTAGGCTTTTTTTATTCGGTCACCACAACAAGGATCTCGCCATGAAAAATGTACTGTTGGTAGACGACGACAAGATCTTCAATTTCATCAACACCCAGATGCTGAAGCAGACCGGTATGGCCAGCGAGATCCACACGGCCCTGAACGGCAAGCAAGCCATCGACTACTTGAACGAGAGCTACCGCGAGACGTCGTCGGTCCCCGACGTGATCTTGCTGGACCTCAATATGCCCATCATGAACGGCTTTGACTTCCTGGAAGCCTTCAGGATCATGAGCCTGCCGGACAAAGAAAAAGAACACGTGAACATCATTGTCGTCACCTCTTCCGACAATCAACAAGATATCGACAAGGCGAGGGTTATGGGTGCCAATCATTATCTGACAAAACCTTTGTCGCCGGAAAGTCTGAAGCACGCGCTGGAATACTCCGAGTAGGAAAAGATCATCACACTTACTAAATTCATTTCAGGCCGGGATATTTTCCGGTCCCCTGCGTGCTTTGTTCAACCCTATTCCCATACATCGTATGAAAGCCCACCGACTGCTCACCTTATTTTTTGTTTGCTCTCTTCAACATACACTATCCCAGGCGTTGTATGAAATACCGGAAAACACAAAGACCCGGTGGAGCAGTTTTGAAAACCCGGCGGCGGAAAAAGGAATGGGTGGACGCGAGAACAAAACGGCCAAGGGTCATGCGTTCGACATGATCGATCCCAAGGGCTCCAAAACCATGCTCGACTTTAAAGGCGCGGGGATCGTTCGCCGCATCTGGCTCACGGTGAACGAGCGCTCGCCCGTGATGCTGCGCGCGTTGCGCCTGGAGATGTATTGGGACAATGCTAAAACACCGGCGGTGTCGGCACCCCTGGGGGATTTCTTCGGCATTGGTTTAGGCCGGAGGACTCCTTTTGAAAGTGAGTTCTTCTCCGACCCGGAGGGCAGGTCTTTCAATTGCAACATTCCCATGCCGTTTAGCACCGCGGCAAGAATTGTGATCATCAACGATTCAACGATTCCCGTTATGCTTTTTTATGATGTCGACTTTACGACGGTGGAGAAACACGATAAGTCCGTGTTTTATTTTCACGCCTATTGGAACCGCGAGAACAAGACGAAGCTGGAGCATGACTTTGTTGTGCTTCCACCCGTGGCGGGCAAAGGAAGATTTCTGGGAATGAATGTTGGCGTTATTGCGGACAGCGTCTACGAAACCAGTTGGTGGGGCGAAGGCGAAGTAAAAGTCTTCCTCGATGGCGATTCGCAGTTCCCCACGCTGACGGGAACCGGCACGGAAGATTACATCGGCACGGCGTGGGGTCAGGGCCAGTATGCCAACCGTTATCAAGGTTGCCCTTTGGCGGATGCGAAGAACAGGCAGTGGAGCTTTTATCGCTATCATGTTCCCGATCCCATTTATTTTCAAACACAATGCAAGGTGACGCTCCAGCAGATCGGCGGCGAGTCCACCGATTTTGTGCGGCGTTTAAAGAAGAAAGGCGCCGTGCTAAAACCGGTGAGCGTGGCCGCTGACAAATTTCACAAGATCCTGGAGATGAATCCTGTTCCCGACCTCATGAGTAATGACTTTCCGCAAGGCTGGACGAACTACTATCGCGAAGACGATGTGTCGGCCACGGCCTATTTCTATCTCGACAAACCGGCAAACGCGCTCCCCGCCATTGCCGGCCTGGAAGCGCGCACCAAAAATTTATTGGTCGTCAAGAAGGATTGATCCTAACGCGGCGTTACCGTTTCCCACGCGGCGCCACGGATCTCTTTTCGCAGCGACATGTCGTTGTCCGGAACGATCACGGCCACCCACGGTGTGTCGGCCGAGGTGATGCGTCCACGCCATTCCAACGACCCTGTAGCGCCCGGCTTCAGGTTGATTTCCTTTGCCGAACCCGGCAAGGTGAGGTTATCCACCCGGATGCTAAACTTGTGTGGACCATTCCCGCGGGCCTTTAGCGTCAGGATCACTTCCCCCTTGGACGTCTTGGACGAGAGTTCCACACTCAACGCATGGGCCGTACGCAAATCCAATTGATAAGAACCGCCCGGCAAAAAAGTTTGCGTTTGCCCGGGGCCGCTGCCCGTGATGGTGTATTTACCCTCCGGCAGGAAAATCCGGAAGTGGCCGGTGGCCCTGTCGGGTAATACGGGAATGACCTGTCCGGTGGTCGACTCTTTGAAGTTGACGGGGCCGTCGGCCTGACCTTCCACCAGCGAGGGGCCGGCGAGGTCTTTGAGCAGCCAAACCCAGCGCGCGACGGGGTGTACCCAGATCTCTTTATACGTCCACGTATTTTGGACGGGCCAATAGGGCGCATCCGCGTCTCCCCGGCTTTGAATGCCCACGGGAAGCCCGCCCACCATGTCGCCCGATGAAGGCGTGTAAATGGGTGCGAAATCGTATCCTTCGCCCCACATGGTGCTTTGTGAAAAAGGATTCCGGCCGATGATCCATTCCAATTGGTGTTGTGATAATTGTGCCGCCGGAAGATCGCCACGCAAATGCGCCGCGCTGGCCAACGCCTGCGCTTGGGGCAGGATGGTGCCGAAATGTCCACGATAGTCCATCCACACCGGGAACAGCCGCAGGTAATGTCCTTTGCCGAGGGGTACGCCGTTGAGCACTTGTTTACGGAAAGATTCCTTGCGGCTTTCGGGCACGTTGATGTATTCATCGTCGGTGTAGACCGAGGCGGGAAGTACGCCATACGGGGCGGTGTACTGGCTGATCGTTTTCAAATACTCCGAGTAGAGCGTTACACTGGCGTACCACTTCATCCAATCGGCATGGTCCGGAAAGGCATCGCACAATGCGGTCAGCGCCAGCGTCGGGCCTTGCTCGCGGCCGCGATGGCAGTAGTGCAGGATGCGTTCCTTGGCGGTGGTAGTGTAGAAGAACCCGGTCATGGGCGTATCCCAATCCGTGCGCTTCCGCTGCTGGGAGTCGGTGATCACCGCCGACAGCTCGGTGGCCTTGTCTGCATATTTTTTGTTACCGGTCGCTTTCCACAAATCGATGGAGGCGATGATGGCCTGGGATGCGAGTTCATGCTGGACATTGTCGGAGTCGAACGATCCTCTCCATATTTCCTTGGAGGGTTTCACGTTGGCCATGCCGGCTACGGCAAAGTTCCAGTCGGCCTCCGCCATCTTCAAGGCAAACTTCGACAGGCGTTCGTCGCTGTCTTTGACGACGCGGGCCGCAATGGCTTCCACGGCAGCAGCCTGGAAATTGGTCATGGGACTGTTGCGGGCGGTGGCGGCAATGTCGTCGAAGTCGCCCATGATGTTGTTGGTGCGTCTGCTGCTGATCGAGCCACCGTTGCGATAGCCGTCGCCGAAACTTGTTTTCGTCACCCAGTCGAGTCCCCATCGTGCTTCTTCCAGCACACGCTCGTATAGATCGGGATGGTCGCCGCGCAATTTCAGTTGTTCGGCGAGGCTGAACAGACCGTAGGTGATCTCGCCTGTATTCTCGATGCCTTGGGTGAGGTCGCCGGCATCGTGCCAGCCGCCGTTGATGATCATGCGTTTGTCGCCATGCACGCATGTCCAATCGCGGTGACAAACCCCGTGGACGCCGGGGATCTCCGCGCCACAGCGTTCGGCGTAGAAAAAGTTGAGGGCTTTCCAGAGGGTTCGCTCATACACGTCGGCGTCGATGCGGAACGGTTGTGAGGTGACCTCGCCGGCTTGAAGGATATAGCTTCCCGGCCGCCGCACTTCCGAGAAATCCATCACCTGGAAGCTGCCGATGTGTGAGCTAACGTTCGCGATCGGTTTTGTCAATACGATCTCGCCATTGGTTTGGTCGATCAATTTAAAATCCGTTGCCTTGATGTTGTTGGCCACCGCGGTTTTCTGCGCGCCGGTCTGATAACCGGTATGGCTATACGAAATTCTTCCCGGCCACACATCCCAGCCTTCGATCTTGTCGGGGTCGACGCGTTCGAGTTCCAGTTGGTCGAAGTAGAATTGGATCGTGTCGGCCTCGTCGGGGGTGTTGCCCGACAGGCCATAGGACATTTCGAAACTGGTGACCTTGTCGCGGGCCACGTTGCCAATCTCCCACACGATGTGATTCCATTCGTGGTTGCGCAGGATGAGCGAGGTTTCGCCTTCCTGGCCAAAGAGCGCCGGCAATTTCTCGACGCCGTCGTTATACAGGCGAAAGTCCAGCGCCGTCGTGTAGAAGCCGGGCAGGTTGGGATAGATCCAGATGGAGATGCGGTTGAACGACGACCAGTCTTCGTCCGGGAAGTGGCGTCTCACCCCAGACCTGCCCCATCCACGACCGCTGGTGGGTGCGGGTCCTTCCAGGCGCGTGGGGGTGGTCATGAGCAGGGATTGGTTTCCGTGGTGCGTGCGTTCTTTCGTGAGTTGGATCGTCGCTGCCGACGCACTGGCATCGACAATCTTGATCACTTTGCGGGCATCCACCACTTCGCCGCCGGCAGTGGTGAAGGAATGCCAGTGTTGGAGGTCTTCCATGTCATCCAGCACACGGCTGTTGAGAACGGTTTTGTTCAGCCAGCGGTAGGACGCCGAGTCTTTGAAGTTGGCCACCATCGGTTCGCGAATAAATTGGAAGGCCAACAACGCGACGGCAGCAAGGAGCAGGGAAATCTTTAGTTTCATGATACGATTGTGATCGAAAATATTAAGGAAGGTAGAAATAGCGGACCTCATGAATCCATAGCGCCTGTGAAAAAAATTTAAGCGGTAGGGATGACGGGTGAATTGCTGATTCCGGGTGTGTGCTTTTGGTGTGCGCGCAGGGACATTCGAATCACAGAACACGGCCGAAGGTTGGCGCAAAAGGAATGCACGGATTTTCTTTGCGTCTCTGCAACGCTGCGGTTAACTTTCCCGCTATGAATGAACTTGAGCACTATATCTCCACCTACTTTGGATTGACGGGGTCGGATATGCAGGAGATTGCTTCGCACTTTTCACAGACGAAGCTGAAGAAGGGGGATTTTTTTCTAAAGCCGGGAGAAGTGTGTCGCACGCTAAGTTTTCAGCGCTCCGGACTGGCGCGGTTTTATATCGATGACGGCGACCAGGAAGTGACGCAATGGATCTCTGGGAAGGATGGCTTTGTGACGGATCTTTCCGGGCTGATCTTCAACCTGCCTTCGCGGTCCCACATTCAGGCGTTGACCGACAGCGATTTCTATACGATCCAGCAACAGGACTATGTGCGGCTTGGCGAGCGTCTTCCCCAATGGCATCATCTCGAAAAGCTATTCATTGCGCGATGCTTTTTGTTTATGGAGCAGCGTATTTTTTCGCTGCTCTCCATGAAGGCGGAGGAGCGTTACCATTGGTTGTTCAACCTAAACCCGGAACTCTTCAACCAGGTGCCGTTGCAATACCTGGCCTCCATGATGGGCATGACGCCCGAAACGCTGAGCCGCATCCGCAAGAAGCAGACATCACTTTCGTGATTTAAGAAACGCTCCGCTTTCTTTGCGAGCCCTGTGTCGTCGCCGTTCAACTTCTACCACGAAGGCGGCCCGCTTTCGCGAAAGCTTCGGCTGGCAAGCGACAACTTCTTGATTTTTGTCAAGCTGGATTTCCGTTCGCGATCAGCATCTTTGTTGCGCGACCCAAAAGTCATCGCTTCATTTTAAACCTCGCACCATGTTCATCGGACACTTCGGATTAGGACTTGCCACCAAAAAGATCGCTCCCAACATTTCACTGGGAACTTCCCTCATGGCCGTACAATTTCTTGACCTGGTATGGCCTACCCTCTTGTTGCTGAACGTTGAACACGTGGTCATTCACCCGGAATTGGGTAGCACCCGTACGCTGGAGTTTAGTGACTACCCGATCACGCATAGCCTGCTGATGGCCATTGGCTGGTCCGTACTTTTTGGCGGCGTATATTGGCTTATCAAAAAAGACCGGCGGAGCGCGCTCATCCTGGGGGTGGCCGTTTTGAGTCATTGGTTGCTGGACTTGGTTGTTCATTTTCATGACCTCCCCTTGTTCCCCTGGGCATCGGTCAAGGTTGGTTTTGGATTGTGGGGTTCGGTGGCGATCACCAACGTTGTTGAGGGCCTGCTTTTTGGAACCGGCGTTTATCTTTACCTGCGTTCCACCATCGCAAAAAATAAAACCGCGCGGATCGTTTTTTGGGTACTCATTGTTTTGCTGCTGTCGGTGCAGGTGTCTGGCCTTGTCGGTCCGCCACCGGAGAACGTGACCGCACTGGCCTGGTCTGCACAATTTCAGTGGCTCTTTGTAGCGCTGGGATATTGGGCGGATCGCCATACAGTACCCCTTCAAAACCGCTAATCGATCATGGAAAAAGACCTCGTCATTCAAACCATCACCACCATCTTCCACGGCGCCGACCAGCACGACTGGCCCGCCGTGCAAAACGCCCTGGCCGACCAGGTCTGGCTAGACTATACTTCCCTCGCCGGTGGACAACCCGCGTTGTTGACCGGCCAACAAATTGCCAACGCGTGGGCTGCATTCCTCCCTGGGTTTGACAAAACCCATCACCAGCTTTCCCACTTTGAAGTTGACCTGGGAGGGTCATTGGCAAAGGTCCGGTTTTCCGGAAAGGCTGATCATTTCATCGGGGCTGCAACCTGGACCGTGGAAGGTTCTTACGATGCCGAGGCCGTTCAGCAAAACGGCCGGTGGCGCGTGACCAAACTGGTCTTGCACCTGGTGGGTCAAAGCGGGGACCTGAGCCTCCCTGCAAAAGCGGGAGATATCATGAAAAACAAAACACCCGCATCCTAAACCTGCCGCCCCGAATACCGGTTCTTTCCATAGGAGATCAAGCCGCTCTTCGTTAACTTCATGGCTGTCGTTATATAAAAAATAAGACCCATGAAAAAAATACCGGCCCTCCTCCTTTCCGTATGTGTATCGACATTCGTTTACGCCCAGGACCCTTCCTCGAAAGAAAGCGGCGTGGCTTCTGAAACGCCCCTTGCGTTTGAGCTTCCCAAACCAAAGGAGCCGCTCTACATTGTCAACGACTCGGCTGTCATCACCCCCGAGCAGTTTAAGGCTATCAACCCTGCGCAGATCCAATCCGTCGCGGTCTGGCGCTATGCCAATGATGTCGTTGGACACCATGACGGAACACAGGCCGGAGTCGTTCTGATTTATCTGAAAGGCTATCGGTCATCTACCGCTAATGCTAGTAGCCTGGCGTCTAACAAGCCGTTGCCGTTTGAGCTTCCAAAAAAGACGGAGCCTCTCTATATCGTCGTCGAGCCTCGCAATATCCACGGCTCGGAAGTCATCACTGCCGATCTATTGAAGGCCATCAACCCCAGCCATATCCAATCTGTTGAAGTTCGACACTTTGACAACACTATCCCTGGGTCACAAAATGACGTTGCGCACCGCGGCGTTGTTCTTATTTATCTGACGGATCGCATGTCATTTGCTGAAGAATTTTCGATCCACAAAAAAAATTCTGTAAAAAACTAAAAGACGTTCACCCCGCTTGGGTTAAAGGCGATTCTGGCATCCATAAGTTTTGTATAATTTAAATGCAGAATCACATTCCCTATGCCCAAACTTATTTCTGCCGGCCGCTTGATGTTTGCCATTGGCATGCTCGGCCTTGCGTTCATTTGCATTCTTGCCCAGGATTTCATCTTCGGTCGTCCACCGGCCTTGCCTGCCGAACTCATCGGCATGGCGCCATTTTTGGGTTATGTTGGGGCGGGCATTGTTGCCGTTTCGGCGCTCGCCATCCTTGTGAATCATAAATATGCTGCGTATGGCGCGCTCGTGATCGGGCTATTGATCCTGATCTCCGCCCTGTTCCGCCAAGTGCCCAGCTTTGCAAGTCAATGGCTTAGCGCATTGAAGTCACTTTTTATGGTTGGTGGCACGATCATCATCGCCGCCACGTACGCTGGTGAACAGCGTGCGCTCAAAACGTTGAGTGAAAAAAACTGGGATGTGCTGATTTATACCGGCTGTGTTTTCCTGGCTTCATTCTTTATTGCCGGTGGCTATTCGCATTTTTTGTATGCCGAATTCGTGATAGGCTTCATTCCGGCCTATATTCCCTTTCACGCATTCTTCACCTACTTCTGCGCCATCTGTCTTTTTGCGGGTGGGATTGGGATACTCATTCCCGGTACGCGGAGATTGGCTGCGCTGCTCTCGGGCATCATGGTCTTTGGATGGTTCCTGCTGTTACACATTCCCCGGTTCTTCGCCAACATGAACGATCCCAGCGATCGCATGGGCCTGTGTGAATCGTTTGCTTTTGCCGGGTTCTTTTTTGCACTCACCGGGATCTCGGAAAGAAAGAAATAAGCCAACCCTTGCCTTAGCACTGTCTTTCGTGAAACCCAAGCTAAAACGACAGTGCAAGGCTGGGTTGCTCAGCGGTAGTAGATCACGTTACACTCCGGGTGGGCTTGTTTGAAGTTCTCGATCGCCCGGCTGGAGACTTTCGTGTTGTAGCACTTCAACGTTTTCAGCGGAAGGGCATCCACCGGATCGAGTTTGCCCACATTGGTGTTGCTGCAGTCAAGCTCGGTCAAGTTCAACAAATTCTTTAAGGGGTCAAGGCGTTTGATCTGTGTGCCGGCGGCATTGAATGTTTTCAGGTTTGTCAACGCCTCCAGGGGTTTGATCTCGGCAATGGGTGTATTCGAAATGTCGAGGTCCTCCAGGTTGGTCAATTGGTTC carries:
- a CDS encoding ArnT family glycosyltransferase codes for the protein MQIVPKRPLIFLLLLGAFLYFANLGGPSIYILDEAKNAGCAREMMDRGDLIVPTFNGELRTDKPPLHYYFMMTSYNIFGVSAWGARFFSAIAGLLLILLIYVQVTRIVNERVAFFSALVMLSSIQLTIQFHLAVPDPYLILCIAWCLLSFFRGFHGQPGQLWWMYVAGALGFLTKGPIAIVMTGVIVVVYLLVTRQFTFASIKRLKLLPGALLFCALALPWYVAVGNATHGEWLRGFFIGHNLERYTSTMEGHGAFPLAPFVILLAAVLPFSVFIVQAVKLAWRERTEKPFLLFCLVVTLAFGVFFSFSRTVLPSYPAPAIPFLAIVLGYFLYTLTQSHPFSKTGLIASLSVHLLIAVALLIGGIIALRQEKELQDLLPVVWIFLPLPVGALFGWYFYQQGKIGSLIYSWSAGWMLVVVLFFYVAYPAIDNKNPVSRSMPELVGTYTDRQVVSFHLFNPAYAFNLKKTLDIYHTPAALDSLAKSPNKVVVITRAQYLEELPKDIPLKIIYRSKDLFESSETVLMVN
- a CDS encoding response regulator; translation: MKNVLLVDDDKIFNFINTQMLKQTGMASEIHTALNGKQAIDYLNESYRETSSVPDVILLDLNMPIMNGFDFLEAFRIMSLPDKEKEHVNIIVVTSSDNQQDIDKARVMGANHYLTKPLSPESLKHALEYSE
- a CDS encoding glycoside hydrolase family 172 protein, whose product is MKAHRLLTLFFVCSLQHTLSQALYEIPENTKTRWSSFENPAAEKGMGGRENKTAKGHAFDMIDPKGSKTMLDFKGAGIVRRIWLTVNERSPVMLRALRLEMYWDNAKTPAVSAPLGDFFGIGLGRRTPFESEFFSDPEGRSFNCNIPMPFSTAARIVIINDSTIPVMLFYDVDFTTVEKHDKSVFYFHAYWNRENKTKLEHDFVVLPPVAGKGRFLGMNVGVIADSVYETSWWGEGEVKVFLDGDSQFPTLTGTGTEDYIGTAWGQGQYANRYQGCPLADAKNRQWSFYRYHVPDPIYFQTQCKVTLQQIGGESTDFVRRLKKKGAVLKPVSVAADKFHKILEMNPVPDLMSNDFPQGWTNYYREDDVSATAYFYLDKPANALPAIAGLEARTKNLLVVKKD
- a CDS encoding glycoside hydrolase family 9 protein, whose translation is MKLKISLLLAAVALLAFQFIREPMVANFKDSASYRWLNKTVLNSRVLDDMEDLQHWHSFTTAGGEVVDARKVIKIVDASASAATIQLTKERTHHGNQSLLMTTPTRLEGPAPTSGRGWGRSGVRRHFPDEDWSSFNRISIWIYPNLPGFYTTALDFRLYNDGVEKLPALFGQEGETSLILRNHEWNHIVWEIGNVARDKVTSFEMSYGLSGNTPDEADTIQFYFDQLELERVDPDKIEGWDVWPGRISYSHTGYQTGAQKTAVANNIKATDFKLIDQTNGEIVLTKPIANVSSHIGSFQVMDFSEVRRPGSYILQAGEVTSQPFRIDADVYERTLWKALNFFYAERCGAEIPGVHGVCHRDWTCVHGDKRMIINGGWHDAGDLTQGIENTGEITYGLFSLAEQLKLRGDHPDLYERVLEEARWGLDWVTKTSFGDGYRNGGSISSRRTNNIMGDFDDIAATARNSPMTNFQAAAVEAIAARVVKDSDERLSKFALKMAEADWNFAVAGMANVKPSKEIWRGSFDSDNVQHELASQAIIASIDLWKATGNKKYADKATELSAVITDSQQRKRTDWDTPMTGFFYTTTAKERILHYCHRGREQGPTLALTALCDAFPDHADWMKWYASVTLYSEYLKTISQYTAPYGVLPASVYTDDEYINVPESRKESFRKQVLNGVPLGKGHYLRLFPVWMDYRGHFGTILPQAQALASAAHLRGDLPAAQLSQHQLEWIIGRNPFSQSTMWGEGYDFAPIYTPSSGDMVGGLPVGIQSRGDADAPYWPVQNTWTYKEIWVHPVARWVWLLKDLAGPSLVEGQADGPVNFKESTTGQVIPVLPDRATGHFRIFLPEGKYTITGSGPGQTQTFLPGGSYQLDLRTAHALSVELSSKTSKGEVILTLKARGNGPHKFSIRVDNLTLPGSAKEINLKPGATGSLEWRGRITSADTPWVAVIVPDNDMSLRKEIRGAAWETVTPR
- a CDS encoding Crp/Fnr family transcriptional regulator, with translation MNELEHYISTYFGLTGSDMQEIASHFSQTKLKKGDFFLKPGEVCRTLSFQRSGLARFYIDDGDQEVTQWISGKDGFVTDLSGLIFNLPSRSHIQALTDSDFYTIQQQDYVRLGERLPQWHHLEKLFIARCFLFMEQRIFSLLSMKAEERYHWLFNLNPELFNQVPLQYLASMMGMTPETLSRIRKKQTSLS
- a CDS encoding metal-dependent hydrolase, translating into MFIGHFGLGLATKKIAPNISLGTSLMAVQFLDLVWPTLLLLNVEHVVIHPELGSTRTLEFSDYPITHSLLMAIGWSVLFGGVYWLIKKDRRSALILGVAVLSHWLLDLVVHFHDLPLFPWASVKVGFGLWGSVAITNVVEGLLFGTGVYLYLRSTIAKNKTARIVFWVLIVLLLSVQVSGLVGPPPENVTALAWSAQFQWLFVALGYWADRHTVPLQNR
- a CDS encoding nuclear transport factor 2 family protein translates to MEKDLVIQTITTIFHGADQHDWPAVQNALADQVWLDYTSLAGGQPALLTGQQIANAWAAFLPGFDKTHHQLSHFEVDLGGSLAKVRFSGKADHFIGAATWTVEGSYDAEAVQQNGRWRVTKLVLHLVGQSGDLSLPAKAGDIMKNKTPAS